TTGCATTCTTTCCATCCCTTCGAATTCTTAGTAGGGTCGCCGAACATATCAAGAAAAACCGACTGCAAAAACTCATCAAGCTTGGCATTTGCCTGTTTGCGTTTTTGGCGGAGTTCGTCAGCTTTGTCCAGCACCGCAGCGATTTGTTTCTGGGTTTCGAGAGGAGGAAGGGGAATTTTAAACTCTCTAACCGCATTTACATTTAAATTTTGAACACCAATCCCTGTTGTACTACTTATTGCTAATTGTTTAAAACGCTCAGAATTAAGTAAATACATAAGATAATAACTGTAAACTAATTCCTTAATTGGTTTAATTAGGGTTAAGCTTACAAAAATACTGAATTCCTCATCAAAATCTATAACCGCAGCATCCCCAAAGCTACCAACTCTTGTATAGAGTATATCCCCTTTTTCAGGTTTATTCTTTTTGGTTAATTGATTGTGCGTTTCCTCGGAAATACAGTTAAAATTCTGAAAAAATATTTTATTTGCTTTTACATTCTTAGACGATAAAAAAGGCACACCTTCCTCGATATACTCTGGTCTGGCTGCAACTCCACATGTGATAAGGCTTGTTACTTCCGTTAATTTAACTTCTTTCCAACCTTCAGGTAATTTTTTCATGCAAGTAAAGCCTCTAGCTCTTTTATACCTTGCTGAATTTTAGATTCAAGAGTGCTGACTTCTTCAAGAATTTTCTTAGGCGAATTATACTGCACTTCTTCATAAACAACTTCTTTATACCTGTTTATGCTTAAATCATAACCATTTGAGATAATTTCATCTTTCGGAACAAAGAAAGACTGATCCGTTCTTGTTCGGGATTCCTCTGCTTGCAAATTCTTATAACGATTAATAATATCGGGAAGATTATTGCATTCGTGTTTTGTCGAATCCAACTCTGTTCTTTTCTCATCAAGGCTGAGTCCGTCTGCCTGCATATCATAGTACCAGACTTTATCAGTACCGCCTGAATTAGTTTTTGTAAAAATTAATATCCCCGTTGAAACTCCTGCATAAGGTTTAAACACTCCTGAAGGCATAGAAATAACTGCCTCAAGTTTATGCTGGTCGACAAGAATCTTTCTTAAATCTTTATGAGCGTTAGAAGCCCCGAACAATACACCGTCAGGAACAATTACCGCACATCTTCCGCCTGTTTTAAGCAATCTGAGCATTAAAGGCAAAAACAAAAGTTCTGTCTTGGAAGTGCTGACTTCCGAAAGAAGGTTCTTCGCAATGGCTTTCTTGTCAATAGACCCTTTAAACGGGGGGTTTGCCAATACGCAAGTGCATATATCAGCTTCGTGAGAACTGTCTTCAGATAAAGAATCTTTGTACTGAATATTCGGATTTTCTATGCCGTGCAAAATCATATTCATACAGCCGATTCGGAGCATTGTCACATCAAAATCAAACCCGTGAAACATTTTTTCGTTAAAATGGTGCATTAATTCTTGATTGGAAAAGATTTCAGGGTGTTCTTTTCTTAAGTATTCTCCCGCTGCTACAAGAAAACCGCCCGTACCGCAAGCAGGGTCACAAATAACATCATCGGGCTTAATCTGCATCAGTTCAACCATCATATTTATAATATGCCTCGGAGTTCTGAACTGCCCGTTTACCCCTGCCGAGGCTATTTTGGAAAGCAAATATTCATAGAGATCGCCTTTGGTATCTCTGTCTTCCATAGGGATATCATTAATCATATCAACAGCTTCAACCAACAAAACAGGCTTTTGTATCATAAAGATTGCATCTTTCATATACTTTGCATATGAAGAGCCGTCATTGCCTATCTTTTTTATAAAAGGGAAAACTTCATTCATTACAACAAAGTGCATTTTTTCAGGGTCGAAATCTTTAAATTGTGACCAGCGAAGGTGATTTTGTTCAGGTGAAAAGATAGGATTTTCAATATCACGCTTAAGTCTGTGAGCCTTCTTTTCTCTCGCCGTATGAATATCATCAAGTCTTTTTATGAATAATAAATATGAAATCTGTTCCATAACCGTTAAAGGGTTTGAAATCCCGCCACTCCAAAAGGTATCCCAAAGTCTGTCAACTTTTGATTTTATTTCACCCACAATCATTCCCAGCTTTCCCTTTATATTGCTTATTATTTTATATATTTTGATTATATTACAAATACATCAGGGAAAAACTTGTTAAGAGTTTAAATTTAATTGATTTTCTTTTACGCAAAACTTTTAAAACCTGCCAAATTTGTATTTACTTGATACGAGGCTATTTACAGCCAAGAGGTAAAGAGTTTAATACCTCCTATAGGTTTTGGTTTTTGAAAAATACTAATATGGCTTTAAACGTGTACAGGTTAGATAAACAAAAGAAAAACTCCTGCTAAATACAGGAGTTGGGAGGAGGTAAAAGTATGAATGTTTATCTGAAATTTGCCAACGCCTCAATAGCCATCCTTTTACGCTCTGGAACAGGGTGAGCATACCGCATAGTGGTAGTAATTTGCGAATGCCCGAGAATATCCTGAACAATAACCAATTCTACGCCCATAGCGACCATTCTTGTAGCTGCTGTGTGCCTTAAATCATGAAATCTTAATTTCTCAATACCTGACTTACTGCAAAGAGTTAAAAAGCTCTTTTTTATGTCTTTATAAGGCTGTTGAGTAATCGGGTTTGTAAAAACATATTCTGATTGCCTGTTATTATAAAGTTCTTTTAAATGTTCCGTTAATGCAGGACTTATAGGAATATTTCTGTTCTTTCCGCTTTTGGTCATGGTTACAGTAATAAACCCCTCTTGTAAGTTCACATGAACCCATTTCAAGTTTAATATCTCCCCTCTTCTCATCCCTGTGTGCAGAGCGCATATAAGCAGAGGCTTCATGTACATTTGTGCTCCGACACAGTTATTTAACAACCTTTCTTCTTCATCTGACTGCAAATAACGCTCCAATTTGGTTTCTTCTTTAAGTTTTTTTACAGCACGACAGGGATTTGAAAGAATCCAGCCGTTTTCAAGAGCAATAGAGAGCATCTTACTTAAAATTGACACTTCACGATTAATTGTTGCACCTGATAGAGGCTTACCGTTCTTTTTAGGCATCCTTTGCCGTTCAGATCGATATCTTGAAATCAAATCGGGAGTTATTTCTTTCAGCTTACACTTTCCGAAGAAAGCACTTAACTTCCTGATTTTACTTTGTTCTTCCTTCCAGCCTTTCTTGGCTGACATTATATATTCTTTATAAGTTTCATTTAGCTTAGGGAAAGGCATTTCGCCTATTCCCTCTACTAAACTGTACTTACCTTGAAGAAGTTGGGCTTTAATTATTATTTCAGCTTTTTCCGCATCTTTTTTACTTGTTGCTTCAGGAACCGCCCTATGATACCTTTGACCTCGTATCATAAGGTTTATATACCATTTATTACTATCAGTTTGATATACAGGCATTTTAGTTACCCACAATTCCTAAAGTTTTTTCCATTTTTGCCCCTGACAAGAGCCATTCCATTAACTTCGGCTTAATAAACAATACTTTTCTTCCGATTTTTAAATAAATTTCTGAAGGAAACTTGTTTCTTGGCTTGCTTCCTTTAGCACTTATGTAGGTGTAAATGCTCTTGGTTGTGCTTTTTAGGATGTCGGCTACTTCTTCAACGGTCAATAAATCTGTGGTTTCTAGGTTTTGCATTTTATTTTCCTTTTTAACTCTTTTACAAATTTATGTACGTAAATTTTAATTTTTCTTGTGCGAGCTTGATGATTTTTGACGATAATCTTTTTCAAAACTTTTGGATATAACTTACGGCTTCGCTTGCCTTCCCCGAAGCCTTGAAGATGTAGTTTTTATCTTTCTTTAAATTTTCAAGCCAACTTTCTATATAGCTGGCTGTATTTTCAATATCAACAGAAATTCCGTACTCTGCACTTAGGAAGCTAGAACCTATTTCAGCAACAAGCTCTTCAAAGGCTCTGTCTTTCTTGTCCTTCAATTCAAGTCTGTTCAGCCTGCTTTCATGACCTGTCCAGTGAGTAAGTTCGTGAAACAGAGTTGAGTAATACCCTCGTTCATCTTTGAACTTAGACTTATACGGCATATTTATAAAGTCTTCTTTTATGTCAAAGTAGGCTCTTTCTCCCTGATGTCTTAAAGAAGCCCCTGTTGATGAAATAAAAGTTTCTATTTCTGCTACTGATTTTATTTCGGGATTTTCTGTTTCTGCTTCCAAGTTTTCTATCTGGTCAATATTGAAAACATAATCCGTTTTAAAAAAGCGGGTGATGAGTTCTTCATCATTCCCGCTTGCATCACCTTTTTTCTTTGCCGTCTGGCATACTATTATCGGAGTTCCTTTTTCTCCTTTCCTGACTTTGCCCCCGAGTGTCCTTGCTTGTGCAAACCCTAACCAGTAATTGCTTGTATATCCGCTTAACTTTGAAGTAAGCCATAGGCACAAAGTGTTTATACCGTTATAATTATTTTTTGTTTTTAAATTTGTCGGCAAAGCTGTTCTTTCAAAAGGGCATCTCCAAGGAGTAACACCACTTTCAAGGGCTAATATTATTTTATCTGTCATATTTTGTCTTATGTCCATTTTTATTTTTCCTTCTATCAGTAGCTTTTAAACATTTCTTACAGACTGCAAGAAGATAGTTGTTGTTATCGACCTTAAACTTTCTTCCGTTTTATACTCTTTTATCGTCTGCCGTACCAAAGCATCACAGGATTCATAAAAAGCTATGAGGTTGGAAGCCTTTAGATTCAGCTTATTCTTTTCTTCTTCGCCCCAAATTTCAGGTTTTAAATTATTATTAGAAACTTCCGTATTAACTGATTGTTCTTCTTTGTTGAATACTATTTTTACTTTGTTGTCCTGCTCTTTTACAAGCGTTACTTTTTGATTTCTCCTTAAACTGCACAGGGTTGTATCCTCAGGCTTTCCCCATTGAGTTATCTGCTCACCCTCGTTAGTAACAAGTACGACATTTACTCTTTTACCGTAACGGGTTTCGACTTCTCTCATAGGGTATTTAACTGTCGCCTGTATCAATGCGCTCATTATCTGCCTCCTTTAACATAGTTTGTCTGATAAAAATAGATGTCTGCTTCAAGTTGTTCTAACCTGTTTTCCTCATACTCGGTCAGGTCAGTTCGACAGCTCAATTCCTCCAGTTCGTTATAATCCGACTGAATAATCCAATTCATACACACTTTCTCCTTGTGTTTTCTACCAACCATAAGGTGTAAATACCTTATATATCTAATAGAACACCTGTAAATCTGTGGTGTATATATAAATTCTGCGTATATTGCACATTTGTAACTATATGTTAAGGACTAAATCCATTAAACAAGTTTTATACAGTACAAAAAAGCACTCTAAAGGAGATAAGTCCTGCTAGAATGCTTTTTATTAACTATATTGTTATTATTAACGATTTTTTAAAATAAATTTTAGTTTTTCATCTGAACAATTTATTAAAAGTTCATTTTTCTCATTAATTGATACAGCTCCATTGTCTAATTTTTTAAAGACAGAGAATAATTTTATCAATGTATTTAACTCATATGAAATTGTAAAAGAACTTTCTTTATTAGTTTTACCAATTTTTTCTTTGAATTTTTTGCCTTGTTCTGTTAACGATTCGATATATAAAACTTTATCTTCAACAAATAATTTGACTATATTTAGATGAGTTGACTCTTTTACCATTTTTAAAATAATTTTTATTTTTTCAAGTTCTATATCATAAACCAAGGTCGTATCAGTGTTATTTTGATTAAATTTTGATTTGATTAAATTAAAATTTTCATTATCTAAATATTCAAGTGGTAAAATCAAACTAAAATATTGTGAATCAATGAAAATCTTTTTTTTATCGATTTTACAGTATTTTAATGAAAAAATGCTCAAATCAGAATTGTTTTTAATACCTTCTGTTTTCTTATAATGTTTTTTTATTTGATTTGTAGCTTGAATGAAATTTTTTATTAAGTCTACAGACCCCTTTGAAAGAACCATTTTCTCTTTAACATCAGTATCTTCCAGCTCAATAATCCCTAAAGCCGCTTCATAATAAGCTTTATTCTCTTCTAACATGATAAAAGCACTTTCATTCACTGGCGGTTTAATTAAACCTGATAACTTAGAACTTTGTTTCAAAAATTTATTAAAATCTTCAATATTTAAATCTATTAAATTATTTTTGAATTTCTCTTTCGTATTAAAAAATTCTTCTTGTTTATCTATAAATGATAGATTATTCTTAAAAATATCATCCAAAGGGAAATTTTTAAAATACGGGATGTTTATAAAAATTTCGTTGCCGACTTTTTTAAAAGCAATTTTATCGTCATCCTTAATAGATTTTAAAATTGCCAAAAGATTTTTAAAATTTGTTAAAATAGCTTCTCTTAAAATTTTACTATTATCAGTTGTTATTGTAGGTATTCTTAATTCACATGAAAAATTTGAATTGTATAAATAAATATTAATAAGACCTTTTTGAGCTGTTAAGTAAATATTTTTAAAGGAATCTTGGGCTTTATCTACGAATTTATCTAAATACATTAGAAAAGTTTTTATTACAATTACATAGAAAACAAAATGTGGCTCTGAAGGGTTATACGGGTCTTCTTCTTTTGGGGAATTCATTAGCTCATAATCAATATCTTCTGCTGAAAAGATATCATCAAGGTAGTTCTTTGGCTGTTCATTCATAATTTTTAATTCCTCTGATGCTGTATTTACGTTAATTATTGAGTTTAGAGTGTTTGTATTGTTCATCGGTTACCTCATTTCTGTTATTTAAACTTACTTACTTTTATTTTTTATATTTGACCTAAATTAGCCGGCTGAATTGGCATATTTGGCAGAAGGTTTAATATGCTTCTCTTCTTGCTCCTTTGATAAAAAGTCCGCTAACGGCTCTTTTGTTACCTATCCGTATTTTTTCATAGCCTTTTGCCTTAAGT
This DNA window, taken from bacterium, encodes the following:
- a CDS encoding tyrosine-type recombinase/integrase, with protein sequence MPVYQTDSNKWYINLMIRGQRYHRAVPEATSKKDAEKAEIIIKAQLLQGKYSLVEGIGEMPFPKLNETYKEYIMSAKKGWKEEQSKIRKLSAFFGKCKLKEITPDLISRYRSERQRMPKKNGKPLSGATINREVSILSKMLSIALENGWILSNPCRAVKKLKEETKLERYLQSDEEERLLNNCVGAQMYMKPLLICALHTGMRRGEILNLKWVHVNLQEGFITVTMTKSGKNRNIPISPALTEHLKELYNNRQSEYVFTNPITQQPYKDIKKSFLTLCSKSGIEKLRFHDLRHTAATRMVAMGVELVIVQDILGHSQITTTMRYAHPVPERKRMAIEALANFR
- a CDS encoding class I SAM-dependent DNA methyltransferase; translated protein: MIVGEIKSKVDRLWDTFWSGGISNPLTVMEQISYLLFIKRLDDIHTAREKKAHRLKRDIENPIFSPEQNHLRWSQFKDFDPEKMHFVVMNEVFPFIKKIGNDGSSYAKYMKDAIFMIQKPVLLVEAVDMINDIPMEDRDTKGDLYEYLLSKIASAGVNGQFRTPRHIINMMVELMQIKPDDVICDPACGTGGFLVAAGEYLRKEHPEIFSNQELMHHFNEKMFHGFDFDVTMLRIGCMNMILHGIENPNIQYKDSLSEDSSHEADICTCVLANPPFKGSIDKKAIAKNLLSEVSTSKTELLFLPLMLRLLKTGGRCAVIVPDGVLFGASNAHKDLRKILVDQHKLEAVISMPSGVFKPYAGVSTGILIFTKTNSGGTDKVWYYDMQADGLSLDEKRTELDSTKHECNNLPDIINRYKNLQAEESRTRTDQSFFVPKDEIISNGYDLSINRYKEVVYEEVQYNSPKKILEEVSTLESKIQQGIKELEALLA
- a CDS encoding helix-turn-helix domain-containing protein, translating into MQNLETTDLLTVEEVADILKSTTKSIYTYISAKGSKPRNKFPSEIYLKIGRKVLFIKPKLMEWLLSGAKMEKTLGIVGN
- a CDS encoding zincin-like metallopeptidase domain-containing protein, with the translated sequence MDIRQNMTDKIILALESGVTPWRCPFERTALPTNLKTKNNYNGINTLCLWLTSKLSGYTSNYWLGFAQARTLGGKVRKGEKGTPIIVCQTAKKKGDASGNDEELITRFFKTDYVFNIDQIENLEAETENPEIKSVAEIETFISSTGASLRHQGERAYFDIKEDFINMPYKSKFKDERGYYSTLFHELTHWTGHESRLNRLELKDKKDRAFEELVAEIGSSFLSAEYGISVDIENTASYIESWLENLKKDKNYIFKASGKASEAVSYIQKF
- a CDS encoding restriction endonuclease subunit S, which produces MKKLPEGWKEVKLTEVTSLITCGVAARPEYIEEGVPFLSSKNVKANKIFFQNFNCISEETHNQLTKKNKPEKGDILYTRVGSFGDAAVIDFDEEFSIFVSLTLIKPIKELVYSYYLMYLLNSERFKQLAISSTTGIGVQNLNVNAVREFKIPLPPLETQKQIAAVLDKADELRQKRKQANAKLDEFLQSVFLDMFGDPTKNSKGWKECKIVDICAVQTGSTPSREKPEYYNGDIPWVKTGEVINSYIYDTEEHITQEAINKSNCKLFPQNTILVAMYGQGYTRGRAAILKKKATTNQACSAILPSEKINHEFLFNLLKAQYNTLRELGRGGNQPNLNLSMVKNFEIYLPPIGLQNEFAQIVEKVEDLKKKNEASAVKLDDLFNSLLQRAFKGELEFREEALAKV